The genomic interval TCTGCCAAGGAAGCCTTTGGGGAGAACGGTGGGATCGTGATCTGAGAAATAATCTTTGTGTGAAAAGAGGAAGTCGTAACTGGGCAGAATTTCTGTCAGGGCTCGGCCCAGAGAGGTGATTTCGTAGAATCCTGATGAGTCTTTCCTGACGAGGCGGGAATCAACGAGTCTGCCGACATGGCGCGAGCACTCCTGAGCCGTCGCGTCAATGAACTTGGATAGGTCTCGGATTCGCCGTTTCTCTTCGCCTATTTTCGCCAAAAGAGTCAGCCTATCTTCACTTGCAATGCTGAACAGCACTTCCGCTAGTCTTGCCTTTTCCCCAGCTTGATAATCCAACTTGCTCTTTTGAGAATATAGAATATTTAAAGGTTCACGGGTCACTTTTGTGTTCTTGGTCAATTTTTTGTGGGGATGCCAAGTCTAACAGCAATGGACAAAATTTGCAGAATTGTCCAATATTAATGGACAAATTTAAATGCAAGCGTGTTGTAGCCTTCTTCATGAACATCGAAGCTGCAATCACAAGATACATTGGTGCATCATCTCCGTCTGAGGCCGTGCAGAGAGAAGTACCTTCACCGCTCTTCGATTTTGTGGTCGCTGTAGTAGGTCCAAGGAGAGCTGGAAAGACAACATACATGCTGCAGATAAAGAAGGGACTGAAGTTACCTGAAGAAAACAAGATATTTCTGAACTGCGAAGACATAAACCTCGTCGGAATTCAAACTGATCATCTCAAAAATGTTGAGGATGCTATGCTCAGGATATACTCTCCATCTCAAAATGCTGATGTCTATCTCTTTATCGATGAGGTGCAGAATATGCCAGACTGGGAGAAATGGTTGAGAACCCTGTATGATTCACGCAGATACAAAATTGTCGTTTCAGGCTCCACATCTGAACTTACTACCCAGAAGATGCATTCAGCGCTGAGAGGTAGAGCGATAAACACACTCATTCTCCCCTTTTCTTTCAGTGAATTTCTATCTGCCAAAGGGGTAAGGTACTCACAGTATATGCCCCCTCATCAAGAAGCAGCTATCGCATCCAGCTTTGATGAGTATATAGCCTACGGTGGCTACCCTTCTGTTGTTCTTTCGTCAAATAACGATCAGAGGCTGCTAATACTGCAAGAGATTTTTGAAACTGTAATACAAAGAGATATTATAGAGAAGTACAGAATTAAGAACACTTCTATCTTCAAGCTGTTCATCAATTCTCTTCTTGGTTCTGTAGGGAGACAGTTTTCAATCAGGAAGATGACAAACTGGCTCGAGTCACAAGGGGTAAAGGTAGGGAGACAGACATTGCTGAACTATCTTGAAGCTGCAGAGGATGCCTTCCTTCTCTACAGACATCAACCATATTCAAAGAAGCCGAGGGAAAGACATGTGAAGCCAAAGCTGTATGTTGTCGACTCTGGAATTCTTTCATTGGTCACAAAGGATTACTCCAAGCAGCTTGAGAATCAGGTCTTCGTGGAACTCCTGAGAAGAAGAGCAAAGATGGGTTATTGGCAGGGGAGCTCAGGCAGAGAAGTGGACTTTGTGATAGAAAACAACCAAGAGTTAACCCTGCTCCAGGTTGCCTATTCTTTATCGGATCCTGTAACATTTGAAAGAGAGACTTCAGCATTAAGAGAAGCAGATAATCATCTTCATGCTAGCAGGATGTTGATAATAACAAAGGCGGATGAAGAGAAAAGGATACAAATTGGAGCAAAGACCATTCTCGTTCTGCCAGCTTGGAAATGGTTCCTCAACCTTTCAGGTTCACCAGGCTCTATGCAATCTGACGACCCATCATACCTCGGTTTGAGATGGAGGAATAAGAAGAGTAATCGCTAGCGCATTTCTGTGCACTATAGTGCGAAATATTTTCTGGAAAAGAGACTCAGCTTGCGAGCTAGCAATGCTTTTATCATATTGCCATAGCTCCTTCGGTAATGGGCTCGAAAGTAAGGCTTTCCAAAGAGAACTTCAATGCCTCGAAAATCATTAGGAGAAAGATTCGACGGGCCATTTCAGCAACAATAGTGGCAGTCATTGTCGTTGTTGTCATAGTTGCTGCTGTGGGAGGGTATCTCTACTATTCTTCATCCTCTCAACCAAAGACACTTACGACTCTTCAGATAGGTTCATCGACTTCCACCACCGTGGGAGGGCTTGTTGCAGTTGCTGAAGCTGAAGGTTTCTTTGCGAAAGAAGGAATCAATGCAAGCATAACCTACTTCCAGTCAGGGGCTGCAGAAACCAACGCCATAGCATCGGGTCAGATACCCCTGGGTATATCAGGCGCTACACCATTCTTGGGTATGGTTACAGGAGGCGTACCTGTTGTGCTTATAGCTACAGCCTATAAGCCTACGGCAACCCACTTCCTCATAGTAAACAAGAACCTAAACGTAACCACACCGCAGCAACTCGAAGGACTGAAGCTAGGCCTCCCGTTTGGTTCAGACGCTCAGTATCTTACTTACGCCTTTTTGAAGCTCTACAATATACCCATATCAAAGGTCCAGCTAGTAAATCTTCAGCCTGCTCAACTCGTGACTGCATACAAGCAGGGACAGATAGACGGAATAAGCTTTCTTTGGGTTCCGCCAGTGAGGCAGGCGATCCAATCTGTACCAAGCACTATCCTCGCTCAGAACAACGAGAGCTTCTTCTATGGCAGCACACAGCAGCTAAATCTCACCCACTTTGGCGCTATCTTCGCAAGAACAGACTGGTTGAAGCAGAATCAACAGGTTGCTGTCAACTTCCTCAAGGCGATGTACATGGCTCAACAATTCGTGAACAATCCGAGCAACTATAACAAATCGATTTCAGATATAGCTAACGCAATAGGCGCAACAACGTCATCTGTGGCCGCAGACTTCCAAGGCTTGGTCTTCCAGATATCCATAACTCCCTCCGTTGCAGAGGCGTACCAGAATGAAATAAACCTGATGTATGGCGCTGGGGTATTCAAGACTTCAGTCAACATATCCAACTATGTTGATACCAATTTGCTAGCTCAAGTAAGCTCAAGTCTGGTCTCCTATCAGGGCGGATACACTGGCTGAAAGAGATCAGCTACGCTATTTTTTACTCCTGGCATCTCTACCATGGGGAATTCTATGCTCCTGAATACCTTATTGCATAACGCTACCCTGTTATTCTATTCCTCGCTCGACAGTAAAATACAAAACAGGTGAGAGGTAAGGGTCTGTGCATGGATAGAAGGCGCTATGCGCTCGGGGCTGGAGGAGTGCTTATCCTTCTGGCCGTATGGTGGCTCTTATCACAATTTCAACTGGTCAACCCACTATTTCTGCCTACGCCAGTGTCAGTCGTGAGTAGCGCGTATGAGAACGCGGATGCACTGGCCAGAGCTTTCGGAATATCTCTCTTCAGACTGCTTGTGGGTTTCGTAATAGGTGTAGCAATAGGAGTGATGGTAGGAATACTGGTGGGATGGGTAAAGTTTCTTCAGAAGTCACTTCTTCCCATAGTCGACATGATAAGGTCCATTCCCAACCTTGCATGGATACCTTTAGCAATAGTCTGGTTCGGCATAGGCAACTATTCCAAGTTTTTCGTCATCGCGCTTGCTGTATTCTTTCCGGTCTTTACTAATACTTACCTTGGAGTAAAGAACATCGACCCTGTAATCGTCAGGGCTTCAATGAATTTTGGTGTTTCTGGGCTCAGGATGCTTTACAAGGTACTTCTGCCAGCATCGCTCGGTGACATATTCATCGGCCTGAAGGTAGGAATGCAGTCGGGGATAGTTGCGATGATAGCGACTGAGGTCGTTGCCTCTACTGCTGGGCTGGGATACATCATGGACCAGGCAAGCTCATTCTTCAAATCGGGTCTTGTAATTGCTGTTATGCTATCGATAGGAGTGCTTGGCTACCTGCTTACGCAGGCGATGGTCAGGCTTGAAAGAAGGTTTGCAAGATGGACTGTAGCAATAGGTGAAAGATGAATGCTCAGCAAAAGAAGTTCTGACATAATTCTGCCTGTTGCAAGCGTAGCCCTACTTATAGTTGTATGGCAGCTTATAGTGTCGCTGAAGATTGTAGATCCGTTCTTCCTGCCTCCTCCCTCTGGTGTGATTAGCGCAGCTGTTCAGCTTTCTGCCAGGGGCGAACTTGAGACAGATATTCTGATAAGCACAGAAAGAGCTCTCGAGGGTTATGCCTTGGGCTCCGCCATTGGCATCGTTGCAGGTCTTGCGATGGGAACGTTCAGAACGCTTGCAGAACTCGCAGAGCCTGCTGTAGAGTTTTTCAGGCAGATACCTGAGGTTGCCTGGATACCTCTGGCAATACTGATCTTCGGCCTTGGAGGAAAGGCTGTTCTGTTCATTATAACCTATGGCTCAGTATGGCCTGTACTGATTAACACCTATGACGGTGTTAAGCTGGTAGACACGTCGTACAAGAGGGCAGCACTATCCCTTGGGGCAACGCCGTTCAAGATGTTTTACAAAGTCAACCTGAGGGCCGCGCTTCCCAGGATATATTCTGGTCTCTGGACTTCCATAGGGATAGCCTTCAGGTCTCTGGTTGTTGCCGAACTTGCGGTTGCAACAACAGGTGTTGGGTCAGGTATCGGCTACATGATGAACTTCTACTATAACCAGTATGTAAGAACAGATGTGCTGGTTCTTGGCATGGTTGTTCTGGCGGTTCTAGGTTTCGTTGCGCAGAAAGGTCTTTCCGCAGCCATGAAAAGGCTCCTCAGATGGCTACCTCAATTTACAGGCTGAATAACTTCCTAGCGGGATGATAATAATAATAGCAACAACACTGGCAATAATAACAATAATGATAACAGCAATAACAACAATGACGATTATAACACATCAGAAAGCGTTATCTTCTGCCAAAAAAGTACCTGCGCTGGATGGGAGCGCTCGGTTCAGACGGCAGTGCAAAGATTCGGATTGATAATCTGAGCCATGAATACTTCGACCAGACCAGAAAGGCAACCGTGACAGCGCTGAGAAACATAGACGTTACAATAAACGATGAAGAATTTGTGTGCATTCTTGGTCCCTCTGGATGCGGCAAATCAACGCTCCTGAACATAGTTGCAGGTTTCATAAGGCCTACTAAAGGGAAAGTCTATCTTGACGGAAAAGAGATAGTAAAGCCCGGGCCTGACAGAGCGATGGTATTCCAGGAGCACGCACTATTCCCATGGCTTACTGTGCAGGGAAATGTGGAGTTCGGGCTTGAGATGCAGGGAAAGCCAAAAGAAGAAAGGAAGAAGATAGCTAAACAATTCATTTCGCTAGTTGGGTTGTCGGGTTTCGAGGACAGGTATCCGTTTGAACTTTCGGGAGGTATGAAGCAGAGGCTTGGTCTGGCCAGAAGTCTTGCAATCAACCCTGAAGTACTGCTTCTCGACGAGCCTTTTGCATCTTTAGATGCCCAGGCAAGAAGGATAATGCAGGACGAACTGCTGCGAATTCTCTCGCAGAGTAAGAAGACATCAATACTGGTGACTCACAGCATCGATGAAGCTGTCTACCTTGCGGACAGGCTGGTTCTACTTTCTGCAAGGCCTGGTATGGTTCTCGTAAACGAAGAGATAGACCTGCCCAGACCAAGGTCAAGGACCGACGAAAGGTTCGTTAGCTTAGTCGAAAAATTTGATTCGATAATAAGGAAGGAAGTTAACAGGGCAGAAGGAAAGGAGGAGCAGTTTGTAACTAGCAACGAGGTAGAAAAGGCATCGACAGGTTAAGCGATGTTACAATGACTCAGTGACCAGATTGGAATTCCTGCTAGCTATTGCGATTGTATTTCTGATAGGCGTCATTAGCATGCTCGTCTCGACCCTGACTGGAGGCGGCACAAACGTCATTCTCGTACCCTTTCTGATTCTAATCTATCATTTCCCTGCAGGTGAAGCCATAGGTACAGCATTTCTAGCCCTTCTGGCAGGGAGCATAATCGCAGCCCTCGGCTTCATAGCAAAAGGTCAGGCCAAGGTCAGACTCGGAATACTGCTCGGTCTGCTGACTGTACCAGGCATATTGCTGGGCACGCTTCTATCAGCCATTACACAGGAAGAGCTTTTCAGGCTGAGCCTCGGAATAGTGATACTAGCACTCTCGTTCCTTGTAGCCAAGGGCCGTCATGGAGAAAAAGACAACTTGTCATCAGACGTTCAGCAGCATGTAACGAATCTACCAAACCTGAAACTCGCCTCGGTTCTCTTCGTAGCCACAGGCTTCTTCATCGGCTTTTTTGGCCAGGGAGGGGGGCTTCTTCTGCTACCAGTAATGCAATTTGCAGGTTTCTCCTTCCTTCAGACTCTTGGAACTCTTAGAATAATTGCCATGATTATAAGTGCAACAGCTTTCAGCTCAAGGCTGGCTATCGCCCAGGTTAACCTGACTATTGGTGTCTTCCTTGCACTCGGCACCATTGCCGGCGGATTTCTCGGGGCAAGGATTGCAACCAGCGCCAACATAACGCTATTGAAATATCTAGCTGCAGCCCTGATAGCCTCACTCGGCGTCGCACTAATCGTTGAAACCGTTGCATAACTTCATGGCTTCGCTAGCTAGACTTTGACCACAACTCTTCCCATGAGCCCGCTTCGCCTAGTCGCATCTATCGCTTCATTCGACTCTTCTAGCGGATAGGTGGAGTCTATCAGTGGTCTCACCCTTCTGGTCTCCACCATTTCCACTGCCAATCTCAGGTCATTCCTGGTATATGATCTGGAGCCTATTATCTTGAGCGCGTCGAGCGCTATCCTTTGGTATGGCAGGCTGATCTGGTCATCGCTATACCCAATTATGGCAAGGCTCCCGCCTCTTCTGAGGGTTCTGATGAGTTCAGGTACATGAGCAACGGAACCAGCAAGGTCAAACACGAAGTCGGCCCCAACTCTGCCCGTAGAAGCCATAACTTCTTCAAGCCATCCTTCGTTTTCAGTATCGATGGCGTAGTCAGCTCCAAGCATCCTTGCCTTTTCGAGTTTCTCCTTCTTCCTCCCAAGGGCAATGACCTCGGCCCCAACAGCTTTGAGTGCCTGAATCGCGTTGAACCCCAGGGCTCCAAGCCCGAAGACGACAGTCTTCTTTCCGAGCATACTGCCTAGTCTCCTGATAGCAGATACCGGGACAGCCACTGTACCTCCTGCCAACGCTGCTTCTTCGAACGAAATGTCAGATTTGAAAGGAACAAGATTGGCCTCCCTTATTACGATGTACTCTTCTAGACATCCATCAAGAGTCATGCCAAGGCTTCCCTTCACGTCAAGGCAGATATTCTCCCAGCCATCTATGCAGTTCAAGCATTTGCCGCAGTAGATATGAGGATGTATTACAACTCTCGTTCCAGGTCTCAGAGTTGAATCGTTTCCTGATTCTACGACCTCACCTGCTCCTTCATGGCCCAACACCAGCGGTAGCCTTGATCTCGGTCCTTTTCCCTCAGTAATTTTAACGTCGGTAGCGCATACGCCGCATGCCCTGATTCTTACCAAAGCCTCCCCTTTACCCGCATGAGGTATTTCTTTTTCAGTTAATACCAGCTGTTCCCCGTAATTTCTAAGAACCATTGCCTTCAACTTTCTCAGCTTCTATCTAAAGCCCTGCTGGCAGAGGAGCGTACTCATCATGTCTGAGGATTTCAGCCTTTGTCAGCTTTCCATTCACAACCTTTTCGGCCTCTTCCAAAACAATCTTCCCTGCCTGCTGGATTGTCATTTTGTTTTCCAGTATTGCACTTATATCAACATCTATGTGCTCATGCAGTTTCTTAGCGGTAACCGGGTTAGCCGTTATCTTGAGAACAGGCGAGATCGGGTTTCCGACGGGGTTGCCCGTGCCAGTCGAGAAGAGTATCAATTGGCAACCTGCAGCTGACAAAGCAGTAAGCACAGCCTGTGCTGCTGAAGGGGAATCCATGAAATACAAGCCTCTTCCTTTCGGTTGCTCCTCGTACTCCAGAACCCCCTGAATCTTGGAACTTCCACTCTTCAGTATTGCTCCGAGTGATTTCTCCTCTATAGTTGAAATGCCACCCTTTATGTTGTCTGGTACCGGGTTGGTCCCTATCAGGTCTATCCCCTCAGACATAGCCAATTCCTCGTTGCGCTTCGCAACTTCATAGATGCGTTCCCCTACTTCTTTGCTTACAGCCCTTTTTGCGAGTATGTGTTCCGCCCCTATTATTTCTGTGGTCTCGGAGAAGATGGCTGTACCACCTCTGCTGATTATGATGTCTGTTGCTGCCCCAACCGCGGGGTTAGAAGCCACCCCTGAAGTCGTGTCACTACCGCCGCACTTCAGACCAAAGATAAGGTCGGAATAATCTGCAGGCTCTCTCCTTAATTCTGACGCCTGCTGAACCATATCTACAGCCTTTGATGCACCAGCTCGTATTGTCTCGAGCGTCCCGTTTTCAAGCAGTACCACTGACTCTATTCTTTTTCTTGATAAGCTCTTGAATTGCCTTACATACTCCTCTGTCGATTTGGGTTCATACCCCACAACAAGAACAGACATCACGTTCGGGTTCAGAGGCGTCTTCAACAGAGAGCTTTCAAGCCTCTTCTTGTTTATTCCTATCTCATTTCTGCCGAACGCATGAGTCAAAGGAGTAGCTCCCCTGACCTGCTGGCATATCATATCCACAGCTTCGTTGCAGAAGGAGGAGAGCGAGACAACTGCGACTCGTCTTCTTATTCCTGCCTTCTTGTCTTCGTTCCAGTATGCCGTCAGCCCTTCCTTGGCCATGTTCTCTCCTTCGCCCTCAGGGATTCTATGTTATGAACATGCACATGCTCTCCAGCCATAATATCCCGAGTTGCTGCCCCTATTACTTCTCCTCCCTTAATCACTTTCTCTCCCTTCTTTATATCAGTAAGAGCGAACTTGTGCCCGAACTCTATATTCTCTCTTAGTGCAACCTTCTTTCCTGTAACCTCAACTTCAAAACCCTTGGGAAGCTCTCTTATTGCTAGTGCTACGTTGTCTTTTTCGTTGAGTACAAGGTAGCCCTTCCTCTTCTCCTTGCTCTCCTTCTTCGTGCTCATACCTCGTCCCTGGCTATAATCCTGAGAGGGGAGCCTGTGGCATTCTTTATCTTCAAAGGGTAGGCATAGACATATACACTTCTGTTCACAAGAGGCTTGAGGTTTGNNNNNNNNNNGTTACTCAGCAGTGTTATGTGGAGCGGGTCTCCCTTTCTGTGTCCGCTTCTTATCGGGGCGTCTGGGCCAGGTGTATCGAGACCTATCGCATGAAGCTTTTTTTCCACAAAATATTCTCCCAGCTCGGGAGCCAGGTAAGGATACATAGTTTCATATTCCTTCGTCTTCCAGTGCTCCTCCCAGCTAGTTCTCAGAAAGACCATTTTTTTGCCCTTTATCAGGTCGCTGAACTGTTCTACCTCCTCAAGCTTCACCAGCCCCAGTGCATCTTTCTTCACATCGATCACAGCAGCCTCCCCAACCAAATAGTCGAACGGCATCTGGTCAATCGACCTTCCAGCTCTGTCATAGTGGGATGGAGCATCGACATGCGTGCCGCAGTGAAGGTTCATGTGAAGGTTGTTCTGAGTACCACTATTCACTGAAACGTTGTAAGTTACTAATTCAAATTCTTGTCTGTGTTCGCCAGGCCAGTCGGGCACAGGCATCCCGTTTTCAAACGGATGAGTAAGGTCATACCAAGTCATTTGACCATAGGGCAGACTTTCACGATTATATATCCGTTACAAGAGTTTCCGGTCAGAAAGGAATTTAATAACCCGGGCAATCCAACCCATACATATGATAGTTTGCCAATTCGTAAGTTTTATGGAGCAACCTACGGAAGAACTGATGAAGAAGCATAGAGCCTTCCTTAGAGAGAAAGGGAAAAAGGGAGAGCTGATGCTTGCAGGCAGGTTTTACGACAAGACTGGTTCGCTTATGGTCTGGAGGGCAAATTCCGTTGAAGAAGCCAGGAGGATTGCAAGCGAGGACCCCTATTATGTAAACGGCATTACTACCTTTATTCTGAAGAGATGGAATTTGACCTGGGATTTTACCGAAAACCCACCTGTTCAACCAGATGAATAATGTTGATATCTCTCTTTCTCTTTCATGGAGAAGCGTTCATAGCTTCTCTGATCTTCAGTATTGAATAGCAAACATGCGATGCCCTTGCGTCGTATCCAACTTCTCTGGCTTTTCTGACGAGGTATCCCCAGAGCGCCTCGACTTCAGTCTTCCTTCGCGCATGCAAGTCTTCGTATAGCAGAGAGGTCCATTGTCTGTTCTGTCTTTTAACCTCTTGGAAGGCATCTTCAATGTCAGCTTCTGACAGGCTGACACCCGACTTTAGGCCAACTTCCTGGAACTCCCGTAGCAACAACCTCAAAGTATCAGCTCCGTAGTCCTGCTCCAGTATTTCACCAATGTGACAGCCAGCGACAGCTGTGAAGCTACCAGCCAGTACGAACATGTATTTCTTCCAAAGAAATTTTTCCAAGTCTTCCACAACGTCAGTGTTTATGCCGGCACCAACAAAGACATCCCTAATCTTTTCAACGTTGCTGTCAGCCAGCCCTGTTAGTCTTCCGAGGACAATGCGCGGAACCTGGCTCCTGTGTATAATTTCTCCATTATCGCCCAGTCTTGAATCTATGTACGCAGAACCTCCCACTATCTTATGCCTTGCAACAGCGTTGCTTATCTTTTCAATATGTTCTACTCCGTTGAGCAGAGATATGATGCTCGCTCCGCCAGAAGCCAGTGACTTTATCTGGTCTATGACTTCATCGAGGCTATAGTTTCTTACTGTTACTATGCATACATCACATCGTTTTATATCGCTAGCTGAAACCCTGGCATCGACCCTCAAAGACACGGTTTCCGCGGGGGTAATTAGCTTCAGCCCAGACTTTTCCAGTTGCTCCCTCCTCTTCTCCCTGACGACGAATGTAACTTCGTTCCCTGCCATCTGGAGCCTTGCACCAAGGTACCCACCTACGGACCCTGCACCAATTATCGCAAAACGCAATAACATCAACTCGAACAGTTCGTTAACCTACGTACCTTGTAATAATACCTTTGAATTCGCTTTCGGTCAATTCTCTCTTCTTCCTGATTGCAGTTTCCTTGACCTCGTTTAGGATAGCATCGACTTCCTGCTCGTTCTTCAGCTCTATCCCCATCTTCTCTGCATAATAATATATTGAGTCCTTCCCACTCTTTTTGCCAAGTATCACTTTAACCTTGTCATGACCTACCAGCTCTGGCTTGAAGGGATACATCTCTAGCGGCATGTTCAGCTTTTCAAGCCTTCTCCACCATCCTGCTATGATGCCTGATTCTATGGTGAAGATATCGTCTCCAACAATAGGTTTTTGAGGAGGAACATCCACACCAGAAAGTCTCCTGACCAGCAAGGAAAGTTCCCTTAGTTTTGCAAACTTGATCGAAGTCTTCACTCCGTAAAGAAGAGAAAGTGCCATCACCAGTTCCTCGAGCGAAGTATTACCTGTTCTTTCGCCTATTCCGTTCACCGTTACATGTGCAACCTCTGCTCCCGCCATGAGTGCTGCTATTGTATTAGCAACCCCGAGACCAAAATCGTTGTGGGCATGTATCTCCACCTGCTTCTTTAGCATCTGCTTCATCTTCTTCACGAAGTACCTCGTTGCTTCGGGGTTTAGCACTCCAAACGTGTCCGCAAGAGCAAGAGCATCCATGTGACCTTCCCTGGCAACTTTTCCGACAAGCCTTGCTATTACGCCAAATGGAGCTCTAGTCGAATCTATAGTGAAGAATGTAACCTTCAACCCGTGGGAGTGTGCATACCTTGTGGCATCTACCGATAACTCGATCGCCTTATCTTCTGTCCAGCCGTAGCCATATTTTATCAGATGGTCGCTTGAAGGTATCTCCATTATAAGCCCATCAACGTCTAGGTCCAAAGCGTTGTCCACATCAGACTTCATGCATCTTGAAAAGGCATAGATCTTTGGTCCTAGTTTCAGTCTTGTTATTTCCTTTATTGCCTCTTTATCGTATTTCGAAACTGAGGGAAGTCCAGCTTCAATTCTGTCCACGCCAGCCTCTGCTAGGGCTCTGGCGATGTCAATTTTCTCGTCTTTCTTGAATACTATCCTTGCCTGTTGCTCACCGTCTCTGAGTGTTACGTCATGCAAAATAACCTTATTAGGCAAGCTAATTTTCTTCCTTACTTCAGGAAGGAAATTATAGAAACTGATGTTGTAAAGGTCTGTAGAATGTCTCTTCTGCACATTAATCACCTAAAGCATAAGCTAGGTGAAAGACTAAACGCTTTTTCCTCTGATTCTGCCTCCACCCTCATGCGTAGGAGGACAAAAATCCGTCTCTATATATTTACCGAAACAGGCAAGAAGAAAGGTGTCTGCAATAGAACATTAAGCAGAGGTTTCTTTAAGCGCTCTATGTTTAAAAATGGTAGACGATTTTGCATGGGGCACCAGAATCAGCCTAAAAGAAATCGGAATTTCCTGTGCCAAAAATTCTACCTTATACCAAATGGATCAGGAACGATCTTTTAAAGAAGGAGCTTATATAACTTGAAGGGCTGCTTAAGCATTTGTGCTTTAACGAGCAGCACTGACTTGATGTGTTGACAGATGAGAAGAAAGAATCGATTCGACTCAGCACAACTTTCCCCAAAGATTTACTATATGAATGAAGAAATATTCCAAAATTAGAAATGTGTTAAACCCTTATTCTTCGAATTAATTAAGTATCGTCAACATCTATACTTAGTAGTTCTTGATGGTTCTATTCACCAACAGTCAAACAGGTCTACACACCATCCCATAAAATCATGGCCGAGCCGATAAATCCGGAACCATATTTGATTCTTCCTTCAAGGCCCAGAAAGCACATTCCAGCTAATGCTCCGTTGATAGCCAATACCATATTTGCGTCAGCGCACAATGTTATCTGACTGCGTCAATGCCGTCTTGCTTGCCTGTTATACTCTGAGAGAAAGATGGAGTAAACCCTAGGGTAGTAATGATGGCGAGGAGTCAGAGACTGCCTTGCTTATGTGTTGAGACTTTGTGCATCCACGATCTGTATATCTGATGGAACTAAAGCTAATAAGCGCTTATGTACTTATCATTTTTGTGGAGAGTCTAAAAATTATCATCAGTGATGATATGGAAAAGAGGTTCAGAAGTGCGGCTATGAGAAAATATGGATACGGGAAAGGCGCCCTGAGCGAACCTGCCATGACAAATATGCCAGCGCCGACTATGTTCCCGAGACCAACCGCTGTTGCTTCCCAGAAACTCAACTTGGAAGACTTCATATGCAAGAATGCCTCGAAATTCGGCGTTATATAAAGCAAAACAGAAGACTGTTCGTCTCATCTTTGCGTTTGACTCATTCCTCCTCTTGTGGGCCGCGGAGAAGAGGCATTTCCAACGACACGAAAGTCCCTTAGAAGCAATCACATCACGTGGATTTCGATGCAAGACTTCCTGCTTGACGTAATCTAGTGTAGAATTGTATGGCCTGTATGAAGCTATATGCTTATCTCAATTCATCTGCCTCCTGAAATTCCGAGCTTCTTTATCTTTCATCTGTAGGAAACCATTCTGCAACGTCTATTGCTACTGTATATGCTGTACTACGGGATGGAATGTAGTAACCGTTATATTGTACTACATAGTATATTAGCATCATGGAATATGAAGTGGTAATCACCAGGAAAGGACAGACAACAATTCCTGCCCCCCTGAGGAAAAAATACAGAATGGTGGAGGGCACAAGGTTGGTTGTAATAGATTCAGGCGAAGGAATATTGCTCAAACCTGCTGCAAGCATTTTGGACTTGGCTGGTTCTGGAGCAATTTTTGCTACTGCTGAGGAAATGAAGAAGGAGCTGCGAAGGATGAGAGAGGAAGATGCATGAGTGTTTACGATACAATGTTCTTTATG from Conexivisphaerales archaeon carries:
- a CDS encoding alcohol dehydrogenase catalytic domain-containing protein; this translates as MVLRNYGEQLVLTEKEIPHAGKGEALVRIRACGVCATDVKITEGKGPRSRLPLVLGHEGAGEVVESGNDSTLRPGTRVVIHPHIYCGKCLNCIDGWENICLDVKGSLGMTLDGCLEEYIVIREANLVPFKSDISFEEAALAGGTVAVPVSAIRRLGSMLGKKTVVFGLGALGFNAIQALKAVGAEVIALGRKKEKLEKARMLGADYAIDTENEGWLEEVMASTGRVGADFVFDLAGSVAHVPELIRTLRRGGSLAIIGYSDDQISLPYQRIALDALKIIGSRSYTRNDLRLAVEMVETRRVRPLIDSTYPLEESNEAIDATRRSGLMGRVVVKV
- a CDS encoding UxaA family hydrolase gives rise to the protein MAKEGLTAYWNEDKKAGIRRRVAVVSLSSFCNEAVDMICQQVRGATPLTHAFGRNEIGINKKRLESSLLKTPLNPNVMSVLVVGYEPKSTEEYVRQFKSLSRKRIESVVLLENGTLETIRAGASKAVDMVQQASELRREPADYSDLIFGLKCGGSDTTSGVASNPAVGAATDIIISRGGTAIFSETTEIIGAEHILAKRAVSKEVGERIYEVAKRNEELAMSEGIDLIGTNPVPDNIKGGISTIEEKSLGAILKSGSSKIQGVLEYEEQPKGRGLYFMDSPSAAQAVLTALSAAGCQLILFSTGTGNPVGNPISPVLKITANPVTAKKLHEHIDVDISAILENKMTIQQAGKIVLEEAEKVVNGKLTKAEILRHDEYAPLPAGL
- a CDS encoding UxaA family hydrolase, translated to MSTKKESKEKRKGYLVLNEKDNVALAIRELPKGFEVEVTGKKVALRENIEFGHKFALTDIKKGEKVIKGGEVIGAATRDIMAGEHVHVHNIESLRAKERTWPRKG
- a CDS encoding cyclase family protein is translated as MTWYDLTHPFENGMPVPDWPGEHRQEFELVTYNVSVNSGTQNNLHMNLHCGTHVDAPSHYDRAGRSIDQMPFDYLVGEAAVIDVKKDALGLVKLEEVEQFSDLIKGKKMVFLRTSWEEHWKTKEYETMYPYLAPELGEYFVEKKLHAIGLDTPGPDAPIRSGHRKGDPLHITLLSN
- a CDS encoding YciI family protein, with the protein product MIVCQFVSFMEQPTEELMKKHRAFLREKGKKGELMLAGRFYDKTGSLMVWRANSVEEARRIASEDPYYVNGITTFILKRWNLTWDFTENPPVQPDE
- a CDS encoding 2-dehydropantoate 2-reductase, which encodes MRFAIIGAGSVGGYLGARLQMAGNEVTFVVREKRREQLEKSGLKLITPAETVSLRVDARVSASDIKRCDVCIVTVRNYSLDEVIDQIKSLASGGASIISLLNGVEHIEKISNAVARHKIVGGSAYIDSRLGDNGEIIHRSQVPRIVLGRLTGLADSNVEKIRDVFVGAGINTDVVEDLEKFLWKKYMFVLAGSFTAVAGCHIGEILEQDYGADTLRLLLREFQEVGLKSGVSLSEADIEDAFQEVKRQNRQWTSLLYEDLHARRKTEVEALWGYLVRKAREVGYDARASHVCYSILKIREAMNASP
- a CDS encoding AbrB/MazE/SpoVT family DNA-binding domain-containing protein, translating into MEYEVVITRKGQTTIPAPLRKKYRMVEGTRLVVIDSGEGILLKPAASILDLAGSGAIFATAEEMKKELRRMREEDA